A single region of the Pseudothermotoga sp. genome encodes:
- a CDS encoding TM0106 family RecB-like putative nuclease, whose amino-acid sequence MKIGGQLMSEQIWYGDLEQFLLCPRRFQLERKDLEHREEIPDSTELLRLGFSVENPILEAEIFGRTFVADPDLAVPEENGWRLILKKEAKSFKKKYLIEAAYHAYIFCQRGFFVTRVTISSPHFVVDVDWKNALPRLMSLLEAITSFREELYDPKPVSLCKTCSYVLDCSEVLIQKKDLLAIHGLNERTRLKLLREGIDDLEDLIKVEKLRNFSKDVLEKLRKKAIALLDRRAVLLQPLPQLSEGLFLDIESHVTAGYDYLFGILNEDRYIYFLCETKDQEEKVFKEVVDFLLSTNNCIYHYCSYEPMRFKELSQLYSLQRAYDQLKRRFVDVYQVLSKHVALPLFSYSLKSVARYYGFNWHTKLDGWRASRYFQLWLESREPSLLDVVLKYNEDDVRATRLVVDALRLLAVG is encoded by the coding sequence ATGAAGATTGGTGGACAGCTTATGAGTGAGCAAATCTGGTACGGTGATCTAGAGCAATTCTTGCTGTGTCCTCGAAGATTTCAACTTGAAAGAAAAGATTTAGAGCATCGTGAGGAGATCCCTGATTCAACCGAACTGCTCAGGCTAGGTTTTTCTGTGGAAAATCCTATTTTGGAAGCAGAAATTTTTGGAAGAACATTCGTTGCAGACCCAGATCTTGCGGTACCAGAAGAAAATGGGTGGAGATTGATACTCAAAAAAGAAGCCAAGAGTTTCAAGAAAAAATACTTAATTGAGGCCGCTTATCACGCTTACATTTTCTGCCAAAGAGGGTTCTTTGTGACACGCGTTACGATTAGCTCTCCTCATTTCGTAGTCGATGTTGATTGGAAGAACGCCCTTCCAAGATTGATGTCTTTGCTTGAAGCCATTACCTCTTTTAGGGAAGAACTGTATGACCCCAAACCAGTTTCTCTCTGCAAAACATGTTCGTACGTCTTAGATTGTAGCGAGGTGCTCATACAGAAAAAAGATCTACTAGCAATTCATGGTTTGAACGAACGAACACGTTTGAAATTATTGAGAGAAGGCATCGACGATCTTGAGGATCTCATTAAAGTTGAAAAGTTGAGAAATTTTTCAAAAGACGTTCTTGAAAAACTGAGGAAAAAAGCGATAGCTTTGCTCGATAGACGCGCGGTTTTGCTGCAACCACTTCCACAGCTTTCAGAAGGATTGTTTCTCGACATCGAATCTCATGTAACAGCTGGCTACGATTATCTTTTTGGAATCCTCAATGAAGATAGATACATCTATTTTCTGTGTGAAACAAAGGACCAAGAAGAAAAGGTTTTCAAAGAAGTCGTTGATTTTCTTCTTTCAACGAACAACTGTATTTACCATTATTGTTCTTATGAACCTATGCGTTTCAAAGAACTCTCGCAGCTTTATAGTTTACAACGTGCTTATGACCAGTTGAAAAGAAGATTCGTTGATGTCTATCAAGTTCTGTCGAAACATGTTGCATTACCTTTGTTCAGTTATTCTCTCAAGAGTGTCGCACGATATTATGGTTTCAATTGGCACACCAAACTGGATGGCTGGCGTGCCAGCAGGTACTTTCAACTATGGCTTGAGTCAAGAGAACCATCTTTGCTCGATGTGGTATTGAAATACAATGAAGACGACGTGCGTGCGACGCGACTCGTCGTTGATGCACTACGGTTGTTGGCTGTTGGTTAA